A portion of the Mycobacterium paraseoulense genome contains these proteins:
- a CDS encoding universal stress protein, with product MSAKKHGVLVCVDGSAASDAAVAWGTREAVMRGLPITLMYAVPPVVVGWPVGQLYADMPEWQQDSAQHVIDQARKMLRASLGDSEPPEIHTETVYSAIVPALIEASKDAWMLVAGSQGLGALGRLLLGSVTAGLLHYAHCPVAVIHSDEGAAPDSSAPVVLGIDGSPASEAATTLAFDEASRRGVGLVALHVWSDVGVFPILGMDWHDREKEAQEILAERLAGWQERYPDVHVERKLFCDKPSEWLLQESERAQLLVVGSRGRGGFPGMLLGSVSSAVAQSARIPVLVVR from the coding sequence ATGAGTGCTAAGAAACACGGAGTGCTGGTGTGTGTCGACGGTTCGGCGGCGTCCGACGCCGCCGTCGCCTGGGGCACCCGTGAGGCCGTCATGCGCGGATTGCCCATCACGCTGATGTACGCTGTCCCGCCCGTCGTGGTGGGCTGGCCGGTGGGCCAGCTGTATGCGGACATGCCCGAATGGCAGCAAGACAGCGCTCAACATGTCATAGACCAGGCCCGCAAGATGCTTCGCGCCAGCCTGGGCGATTCCGAACCGCCCGAAATACACACGGAGACGGTGTATTCGGCCATCGTCCCGGCGTTGATCGAGGCATCGAAGGATGCCTGGATGCTCGTCGCGGGAAGCCAGGGCCTTGGTGCGCTTGGGCGCCTGCTGCTCGGTTCGGTGACCGCGGGGCTCCTGCACTACGCGCACTGCCCGGTCGCGGTCATCCACTCCGACGAGGGGGCGGCGCCGGACTCCAGCGCCCCGGTGGTGCTGGGCATCGACGGGTCGCCGGCATCGGAAGCCGCGACCACCCTGGCCTTCGACGAAGCGTCACGCCGGGGAGTGGGGCTGGTGGCGCTGCACGTGTGGAGCGACGTGGGGGTGTTCCCCATCCTCGGCATGGACTGGCATGACCGGGAGAAGGAAGCTCAGGAAATCCTCGCCGAACGCCTGGCCGGCTGGCAAGAACGCTATCCCGACGTGCACGTCGAACGGAAGCTGTTCTGCGACAAGCCGTCCGAGTGGTTGCTGCAGGAGTCCGAACGCGCCCAACTGCTGGTGGTCGGCAGCCGCGGGCGGGGCGGATTCCCCGGCATGCTGCTCGGCTCGGTGAGTTCCGCGGTGGCACAGTCGGCCCGGATACCGGTGCTGGTCGTCCGTTGA
- a CDS encoding erythromycin esterase family protein has product MTRAADAARSSPRRVFRDRGEAGRILADLLGAYRDRPDVIVLGLARGGIPVAWEVAAALRAPLDAFIVRKLGAPGHEEFAVGALASGGRVVVNDDVVRGLRITPQELRAVAEREGRELVRREAAYRDGRPPVDVAGKTVILVDDGLATGASMSAAVQALREAEPAHIVVAVPAAPESTCREFAGLVDDVVCASMPTPFLAVGESFWDFRQVTDDEVRRLLATPTTGAPKSAAAHTPAELIDRAAIDAPAGVPPRDTLDELIGDARIVLIGESSHGTHEFYEARAEITKWLIEEKGFCAVAAEADWPDAYRVNRYVRGIGDDTSADEALSGFERFPAWMWRNTVVRDFAEWLRTRNRRHENNGQRQAGFYGLDLYSLHRSMQEVIAYLDKIDPRAAARARERYACFDHASADDAQAYGFSAAFGAGPSCEREAIDQLVDIQRNALAYARRDGLLAEDELFYAHQNAQTVHNAEVYYRAMFSGRVTSWNLRDKHMAQTLEALLKHLDRHHDVPSARIVVWAHNSHVGDARATEVWSDGQLTLGQLVRQRHGDESRLIGFSTYSGTVTAASDWGGIAERKVVRPALNGSIEELLHETGRGEFLVSPHIGSGAAEPLSAVRLGRAIGVIYRPETERQSHYFHVRPADQFDAMIHIDRTRALEPLEVTSVWVAGETPETYPSGL; this is encoded by the coding sequence ATGACCAGAGCCGCTGACGCTGCCCGGAGCTCGCCGCGGCGCGTGTTCCGGGACCGCGGTGAGGCCGGCCGGATCCTGGCCGACCTCCTCGGCGCCTACCGCGATCGGCCCGATGTGATCGTGCTGGGGCTGGCGCGCGGCGGCATCCCCGTGGCGTGGGAGGTGGCGGCGGCGCTGCGCGCGCCGCTGGACGCCTTCATTGTGCGCAAGCTCGGCGCCCCCGGCCACGAGGAGTTCGCCGTGGGGGCGTTGGCGAGCGGGGGCCGCGTCGTGGTCAACGACGACGTCGTGCGGGGTTTGCGGATCACCCCGCAGGAATTGCGTGCCGTCGCCGAACGCGAAGGCCGGGAACTGGTTCGGCGCGAGGCCGCCTATCGCGACGGCCGCCCACCCGTGGACGTCGCCGGCAAGACGGTCATCCTCGTCGACGACGGATTGGCCACCGGCGCAAGCATGTCCGCGGCGGTGCAGGCGCTTCGCGAAGCCGAGCCGGCCCACATCGTCGTCGCCGTGCCGGCGGCGCCCGAGTCGACGTGCCGGGAATTCGCCGGCCTGGTAGACGATGTCGTATGCGCAAGCATGCCCACCCCGTTCCTCGCGGTCGGGGAGTCGTTCTGGGATTTCCGCCAGGTCACCGACGACGAGGTGCGCCGGCTGCTGGCCACCCCGACGACCGGGGCGCCGAAGAGCGCCGCGGCACACACGCCCGCCGAGCTGATCGACCGGGCGGCCATCGACGCGCCCGCGGGTGTCCCCCCGCGCGACACGCTCGACGAGCTGATCGGCGATGCGCGCATCGTGCTGATCGGTGAAAGCTCGCACGGGACGCACGAGTTCTACGAGGCCCGCGCGGAGATCACGAAGTGGCTGATCGAGGAGAAGGGGTTCTGCGCGGTCGCCGCCGAGGCGGACTGGCCCGACGCCTACCGGGTGAATCGCTACGTCCGCGGCATCGGGGACGACACGAGCGCCGACGAGGCATTGAGCGGTTTCGAGCGCTTCCCCGCCTGGATGTGGCGCAACACCGTCGTCCGTGACTTCGCCGAGTGGCTGCGCACCCGAAACCGGCGGCACGAGAACAACGGCCAGCGGCAGGCCGGGTTCTACGGACTGGATCTCTACAGCCTGCACCGGTCGATGCAGGAGGTGATCGCCTACCTCGACAAGATCGACCCCAGGGCGGCGGCGCGGGCGCGCGAACGCTACGCCTGCTTCGACCACGCCTCGGCGGATGACGCTCAGGCGTACGGGTTCTCGGCGGCCTTCGGCGCCGGCCCGTCGTGTGAGAGGGAAGCCATCGACCAGCTGGTCGACATCCAGCGCAATGCGTTGGCGTATGCGCGCCGCGACGGATTGCTCGCCGAGGACGAGTTGTTCTACGCCCACCAAAACGCCCAGACGGTGCACAACGCGGAGGTGTACTACCGGGCGATGTTCAGCGGGCGGGTCACTTCGTGGAACCTCCGGGACAAGCACATGGCGCAGACGCTCGAGGCGCTGCTGAAGCATCTTGACCGCCACCACGACGTGCCGTCGGCACGAATCGTGGTGTGGGCACACAACTCCCACGTCGGGGACGCGCGCGCCACCGAAGTGTGGTCCGACGGACAACTCACCCTGGGTCAACTGGTCCGGCAGCGGCACGGCGACGAATCACGTCTGATCGGCTTCAGCACCTACTCGGGCACGGTCACCGCGGCCAGCGACTGGGGTGGCATCGCCGAACGAAAGGTCGTCCGCCCGGCGCTCAACGGGAGCATCGAAGAGCTCCTGCACGAGACGGGCAGGGGCGAGTTCCTGGTGTCGCCTCACATCGGCTCGGGGGCCGCGGAGCCGCTGAGCGCGGTCCGGTTGGGGCGCGCCATCGGCGTGATCTACCGGCCCGAGACCGAGCGGCAGAGCCACTACTTCCACGTCCGGCCGGCCGACCAGTTCGACGCGATGATTCACATCGACCGCACCCGGGCGCTGGAACCCCTGGAGGTCACCAGCGTGTGGGTGGCGGGCGAAACGCCGGAAACCTACCCGAGCGGGCTCTAG
- a CDS encoding 1-phosphofructokinase family hexose kinase has translation METAAEWGADRAQIVTLTMNPALDITTSVGVVRPTDKLRCSATRYDPGGGGINVARVAQALGASVLAVFPAGGSHGGLVTSLLSDAEVPFRRIPIDAQTRESFTVNETSTGQQYRFVLPGPELTVPEQERCLDLLKIAAESARFVVASGSLPPGVRADYYQGVADICQQLGVPLILDTSGGGLQHISSGVFLLKASVRELRECVSRRLATEPEQFAAAHELIETGRAHVVVVSLGSYGALLATRHTSHRFSAIPMPSGSGVGAGDAMVAAITVALSRGWPLAKSVRFGIAAGTAKLMTPGTQVCERADVERLFDLVGEPSDVTDVGTNGIRAEA, from the coding sequence ATGGAGACGGCTGCCGAGTGGGGTGCGGACCGCGCGCAGATCGTGACGCTGACCATGAATCCGGCGCTCGACATCACGACGAGCGTCGGCGTGGTGCGGCCGACCGATAAATTGCGCTGCTCCGCGACTCGTTACGACCCGGGCGGGGGAGGCATCAACGTGGCCCGGGTCGCGCAGGCCCTGGGAGCCTCGGTGCTGGCGGTGTTTCCCGCGGGCGGCTCGCACGGCGGTCTCGTCACGAGCCTGCTCAGCGACGCGGAGGTGCCGTTCCGGCGGATTCCGATCGACGCGCAGACGCGGGAGAGCTTCACGGTCAACGAGACCAGCACCGGCCAGCAATACCGGTTCGTCCTGCCGGGCCCGGAGCTGACCGTTCCGGAGCAGGAGCGCTGCCTCGACCTACTGAAGATCGCGGCCGAATCGGCCCGCTTCGTCGTGGCCAGCGGCAGCCTGCCGCCGGGTGTGCGGGCCGACTACTACCAGGGCGTCGCCGATATCTGCCAACAGCTGGGCGTGCCACTGATTTTGGATACGTCCGGCGGCGGCTTGCAGCACATCTCCTCCGGGGTGTTTCTGCTCAAGGCGAGCGTGCGGGAACTCAGGGAATGCGTCAGCCGCCGGCTCGCCACCGAGCCCGAGCAATTCGCCGCCGCCCACGAGCTGATCGAGACTGGCCGCGCACACGTGGTGGTGGTGTCCCTGGGTTCTTACGGTGCGCTGTTGGCGACGCGCCATACCAGCCACCGGTTTTCGGCGATACCGATGCCCAGCGGAAGCGGCGTCGGCGCGGGCGACGCGATGGTTGCCGCGATCACGGTGGCTCTCAGTCGCGGATGGCCGCTGGCCAAGTCCGTGCGATTCGGAATCGCCGCCGGCACCGCGAAGCTGATGACGCCCGGCACACAGGTCTGCGAGCGCGCGGATGTGGAGAGACTGTTCGACCTCGTCGGCGAGCCCAGCGACGTCACCGACGTCGGGACGAACGGCATCCGGGCTGAGGCCTAA
- the dosR gene encoding hypoxia response regulator transcription factor DosR/DevR — MVKVFLVDDHEVVRRGLADLLASDPELEIVGEAGSVSEAKARIPALRPDVAVLDVRLPDGNGIELCRDLVSDHPDLRCLMLTSFTSDEAMLEAILAGASGYVVKDIKGMELAHAIKEVGAGKSLLDNRAAAALMAKLRGAAEREDPLSGLTEQERTLLGLLSEGLTNRQIAARMFLAEKTVKNYVSRLLAKLGMERRTQAAVFASKLDQHSNHTGIPKEAPPD; from the coding sequence ATGGTTAAGGTTTTCCTGGTCGATGACCACGAGGTCGTCCGGCGCGGCCTCGCCGACCTGCTGGCCTCCGATCCCGAGCTGGAAATCGTCGGCGAGGCGGGCTCCGTCTCCGAAGCCAAGGCGCGGATACCCGCACTGCGACCCGACGTGGCCGTGCTTGACGTGCGGCTTCCGGACGGCAACGGCATCGAGCTGTGCCGCGACCTGGTGTCCGATCATCCCGACCTGCGCTGCCTGATGCTGACGTCGTTCACCTCCGACGAGGCGATGCTGGAGGCGATCCTGGCCGGCGCCAGCGGCTACGTCGTCAAGGACATCAAGGGCATGGAGCTGGCCCACGCCATCAAGGAGGTCGGCGCCGGAAAATCCCTGCTGGACAACCGGGCGGCGGCCGCGCTGATGGCGAAGCTGCGCGGTGCGGCCGAACGCGAAGACCCGCTGTCCGGATTGACCGAACAGGAGCGAACGCTGCTGGGCCTGCTCAGTGAAGGGTTGACGAACAGGCAGATCGCCGCGCGGATGTTCCTCGCCGAGAAGACGGTGAAGAACTACGTTTCGCGTTTGCTGGCCAAGCTCGGCATGGAGCGCCGCACTCAGGCGGCGGTGTTCGCGTCGAAGCTGGATCAACACTCCAACCATACCGGTATCCCGAAAGAGGCCCCGCCGGACTGA
- a CDS encoding sensor histidine kinase, whose amino-acid sequence MHQQLDELLAARDQMEQLLRVIVEIGAGLDLDATLHRIIGAARRLTSAPYGALAIRDPDGELLSFVHEGMDADTASRIGHLPVGKGLLSLSLLDTPALRMDDLTAHAAAVGFPEHHPPMRAFLAVPITIRDSVFGNLYLTHVDPQRVFSDSDEVAARALAFAAAIAIDNAQVFERERTAAKWMEASREITTALLSNADPHRRPLQLIAERARTLTDAEQAIVLVPADPDLPDDEVDTLVVSAAVGVHATEVVGQHVPVDGSTSGAVFRSGEPMITETLRYPIQAFTDVGQRPAILMPLRAHDEVVGVIAIARASDQPPFDESYLDLVSDFATHAAIALVLASARDDARQVTILAERERIAHDLHDHVIQRLFAAGMDLQGTLARARSPEVSDRLNRTLDDLQTIIEEIRTTIFQLKSPPGKNDFRHRIQQMVADLTEHRDVVTTLRMHGPMTAVGGELADHAEAVSTEAVSNALRHSGASRLTVEISVADMFVLDIIDNGSGIPAGNTRHSGLANMKRRAEQLGGACEITGPPEGGTRVHWVAPLLDQ is encoded by the coding sequence ATGCACCAGCAGCTCGACGAATTGCTGGCGGCCCGCGACCAGATGGAGCAATTGCTCCGGGTCATCGTCGAGATCGGCGCCGGCCTCGACCTCGACGCCACCCTGCACCGGATCATCGGCGCCGCCAGGAGGTTGACCTCCGCCCCCTACGGCGCCCTGGCCATCCGCGATCCCGACGGCGAGTTGCTCTCGTTCGTCCATGAGGGAATGGACGCCGACACGGCGTCCCGGATCGGGCACCTGCCGGTCGGCAAGGGACTGCTGAGCCTGTCGCTGCTGGACACGCCGGCTCTGCGGATGGACGACCTCACCGCCCACGCGGCCGCCGTGGGGTTCCCCGAACACCACCCCCCGATGCGCGCCTTCCTCGCCGTGCCGATCACCATCCGGGACAGCGTGTTCGGCAACCTGTACCTCACTCACGTCGATCCGCAGCGGGTGTTCTCCGACTCCGACGAGGTGGCCGCCCGCGCGCTGGCGTTCGCCGCCGCGATCGCCATCGACAACGCGCAGGTGTTCGAACGCGAACGCACAGCCGCCAAGTGGATGGAGGCCAGCCGCGAAATCACGACCGCGCTGCTGTCCAACGCCGATCCGCACCGGCGCCCGTTGCAGTTGATCGCCGAACGTGCCCGTACCCTGACCGATGCCGAGCAGGCGATCGTCCTGGTGCCGGCCGATCCGGACCTGCCCGATGACGAGGTCGACACGCTGGTGGTCTCGGCGGCGGTGGGGGTGCACGCCACCGAAGTGGTCGGCCAACACGTCCCGGTGGACGGGTCTACCAGCGGCGCCGTTTTCCGGTCCGGCGAACCGATGATCACCGAGACGCTGCGCTACCCGATTCAGGCCTTCACCGATGTCGGGCAGCGCCCGGCCATCCTCATGCCGCTGCGCGCCCACGACGAGGTCGTCGGCGTCATCGCCATCGCCCGCGCCAGCGACCAGCCGCCCTTCGACGAGAGCTACCTCGATCTGGTCAGCGATTTCGCCACGCACGCCGCGATAGCGCTCGTGCTCGCGTCGGCTCGTGACGACGCGCGCCAGGTGACCATCCTGGCCGAGCGCGAACGCATCGCGCACGACCTGCACGACCACGTCATCCAGCGGCTGTTCGCCGCCGGCATGGATCTGCAGGGAACGCTCGCCCGGGCGCGCTCCCCGGAGGTGTCCGACCGGCTCAACCGCACGCTCGACGATCTGCAAACCATCATCGAGGAGATCCGCACCACGATCTTCCAGCTGAAATCCCCGCCGGGTAAGAACGACTTCCGGCATCGCATCCAGCAAATGGTCGCCGACCTGACCGAGCACCGCGACGTCGTCACCACCCTCCGCATGCACGGACCGATGACCGCCGTCGGGGGTGAGCTTGCCGACCACGCCGAAGCGGTGAGCACGGAGGCCGTCAGCAACGCCCTGCGTCATTCGGGCGCCTCGCGGCTGACCGTCGAGATCAGCGTCGCCGACATGTTCGTCCTCGACATCATCGACAACGGCTCCGGCATACCCGCCGGCAACACGCGCCACAGCGGTCTGGCCAACATGAAGCGCCGCGCCGAACAACTGGGCGGTGCGTGCGAGATCACCGGGCCGCCGGAGGGCGGTACCCGGGTCCACTGGGTGGCCCCGCTCCTCGATCAGTAG
- a CDS encoding GNAT family N-acetyltransferase produces MSDRSVDVAATARLLDGRLVSLRPLTAADADAVLALHEHLSDYDRYFRFFTLQLSPLHELVAKLTEPADGLYALGAFDADRLIGVAHCIVVEDPKVAEVAIVVAHEDHSVGVGTALLKQLAPVARAHGIVRFTADVLGENHPMLTVFFDLGWPCRPIDYGSIRHLEIDLPELDEASA; encoded by the coding sequence GTGAGTGATCGCTCGGTGGACGTCGCCGCCACGGCGCGGCTGCTCGACGGGCGCCTGGTCTCGCTGCGTCCCCTCACCGCCGCCGACGCCGACGCCGTCCTGGCGCTCCACGAACACCTGTCCGACTATGACCGGTACTTCCGCTTCTTCACGCTGCAGCTGTCGCCGCTGCACGAGCTCGTCGCGAAACTGACCGAGCCCGCGGACGGGTTGTACGCTCTTGGCGCCTTCGACGCCGATCGGCTCATCGGGGTGGCCCATTGCATCGTGGTCGAGGACCCGAAGGTCGCCGAGGTCGCGATCGTGGTCGCCCACGAAGACCATTCGGTGGGCGTGGGCACGGCGCTGCTCAAGCAGCTGGCTCCCGTGGCCCGGGCGCACGGGATCGTGCGATTCACCGCGGACGTCCTCGGCGAGAACCACCCCATGCTCACGGTCTTCTTCGATCTCGGCTGGCCGTGCCGGCCAATCGATTACGGCTCGATCCGCCATCTCGAGATCGACCTACCCGAACTGGACGAGGCGTCGGCATAG
- a CDS encoding universal stress protein codes for MTELDAKSVVVGINGSQAAVNAAKWAVDEAVSRQLPLRLVYVIAGREAPGGSAPTSEWALERAETALSQAEWALQTTAKPVDVETAILSGDPAQVLVGQSEDAALVCVGTARRGWASDGLLGPTAAGLVAHAHCPVAVIRTNPDGSPTQLGVIAVVLNDDADNDEVVHQAMEEGRRRHATVRQIDRRLNSWVRRYPDVHVQTVAAGTGVRPSEKLGGAIDLAVVGSADAEEMVGLATPNCHPIVGYPDCSVLVVRH; via the coding sequence ATGACGGAACTGGACGCGAAGTCAGTGGTCGTGGGCATCAACGGCTCGCAAGCAGCGGTAAACGCCGCCAAATGGGCGGTCGACGAGGCGGTGAGCCGGCAACTGCCACTGCGCCTCGTCTACGTCATCGCCGGCCGAGAGGCGCCGGGCGGGTCGGCCCCCACCTCCGAATGGGCACTCGAGCGCGCGGAAACGGCGCTGTCACAGGCCGAGTGGGCCCTGCAGACGACAGCGAAGCCGGTCGACGTGGAGACCGCGATCCTCTCGGGGGACCCGGCGCAGGTGCTGGTGGGCCAATCCGAGGACGCGGCGCTGGTCTGCGTCGGCACCGCCAGGCGGGGCTGGGCCTCCGACGGGCTGTTGGGCCCCACCGCAGCGGGCCTGGTGGCACACGCGCACTGCCCGGTCGCCGTCATCCGCACCAACCCCGACGGATCGCCGACGCAGCTCGGCGTGATCGCCGTGGTGCTCAACGACGACGCCGACAACGACGAGGTCGTGCACCAGGCCATGGAGGAGGGGCGGCGTCGCCACGCCACCGTGCGCCAGATCGACCGGCGCCTGAACAGCTGGGTCCGCCGCTATCCGGATGTCCACGTCCAGACCGTCGCGGCGGGGACCGGTGTGAGGCCCAGCGAAAAGCTCGGTGGGGCAATCGACCTGGCGGTGGTGGGTAGCGCCGATGCCGAAGAGATGGTGGGGCTGGCCACGCCGAACTGCCATCCGATCGTCGGCTATCCCGACTGCTCGGTACTTGTGGTCCGCCACTAA
- a CDS encoding SpoIIAA family protein, translating into MIELLEDMPENVIGIRVSGRLRGDELRDFKPEIDRVLQTGEVRIVEVIESDYQGFGPGGFLEDLKLGFGTVLPHHSAFKRIAVVSDKDWVAPVLHALAWLVPGEIAVFGLDELERAKQWAAG; encoded by the coding sequence ATGATCGAACTGCTGGAAGACATGCCGGAGAATGTGATCGGCATCCGCGTGTCGGGCCGGCTGCGCGGTGACGAGCTGCGTGACTTCAAGCCCGAGATCGACCGGGTGCTACAGACGGGCGAGGTCAGGATCGTCGAGGTGATCGAATCCGATTACCAGGGATTCGGGCCCGGCGGATTCCTCGAGGATCTCAAGCTCGGCTTCGGCACCGTGCTGCCGCACCATTCGGCGTTCAAACGGATCGCGGTGGTCTCCGACAAGGACTGGGTGGCCCCCGTCCTGCACGCCCTGGCGTGGCTGGTCCCCGGCGAGATCGCCGTGTTCGGGCTCGACGAGCTCGAGCGCGCCAAACAATGGGCGGCCGGGTAA
- a CDS encoding universal stress protein: MPESARTQSIVAGIDGSKAAIRAALWAVDEAVSRGVPLRLLHATERDDAPEHAELAVRQAVTAVRAAGKPVQIETEVVAGPAVGSLIRSSASAAMVCVGAVGLRHFQPGRVGSTAAALAVSARCPVGIVRGRDGHRPQPGDKAVVEIEGSADPHLLDAAIDEALLRGATLEAVISRRIGPAGGAVGISEADRQALADLERRLVRWKRRHPQLRLESVAVHVGLLEYLAGPRGPVGLVIVGAHNRAHVAELVGPVGSSVMQDANCSLLVVNRQHL; encoded by the coding sequence ATGCCCGAGTCAGCCAGGACCCAGTCGATCGTCGCCGGCATCGATGGCTCCAAGGCGGCGATCCGCGCGGCCCTGTGGGCGGTCGACGAGGCGGTGAGTCGGGGCGTTCCGCTGCGCCTCCTGCACGCGACCGAGCGCGACGACGCCCCCGAACACGCGGAGCTGGCGGTGCGCCAGGCGGTGACCGCGGTCCGGGCGGCGGGCAAGCCGGTGCAGATCGAGACGGAGGTCGTCGCCGGGCCCGCGGTCGGGTCGCTGATCCGCTCGTCGGCGTCGGCGGCCATGGTCTGCGTGGGTGCCGTGGGACTCCGGCACTTCCAACCGGGTCGGGTCGGCTCCACGGCAGCGGCCCTGGCAGTATCGGCGCGCTGCCCGGTCGGGATCGTCCGTGGCCGAGACGGTCACCGCCCGCAACCCGGGGACAAAGCCGTCGTCGAGATCGAAGGGTCCGCGGACCCTCATCTGCTCGACGCCGCCATCGACGAGGCTCTGCTGCGTGGCGCCACCCTGGAGGCGGTCATCTCGCGACGGATCGGCCCGGCGGGAGGCGCTGTGGGGATCAGCGAGGCCGACCGCCAGGCGCTCGCCGACCTGGAACGCCGGCTGGTCCGGTGGAAGCGGCGCCATCCGCAGCTGCGGCTCGAGTCGGTCGCGGTGCACGTCGGTCTGCTGGAATACCTGGCCGGTCCGCGCGGGCCGGTCGGCTTGGTGATTGTCGGCGCCCACAATCGTGCGCATGTGGCCGAACTCGTCGGACCGGTCGGCAGTTCGGTGATGCAGGACGCCAACTGTTCGCTGTTGGTCGTAAATCGGCAACACTTGTGA
- a CDS encoding universal stress protein, which yields MSNPSQRIVVGIDGSEAAINAAKWAVDEAVSRNTPLRLIHAVPERPADTAGDDSLDIQYAQASLRAADAAIQAMGKPVKIECDVVRGSPESALVDESRNAAMVCVGSVGTGWVARKVLGSTADTVAQKANCPVAIIRTNHDGTQPDGGYVAVAVDESAGNDAVLEHGFHQARLREAPILAMGVWRWGLGEIPYQQLNHRLGPWVSRHREVHVQPAAARRGPAEFLTHTSEPVQLAVVGSDEADKVARIVGPVTTHPNGHPGCSVLVVRD from the coding sequence ATGAGCAATCCGTCGCAGCGGATCGTGGTGGGTATCGACGGCTCGGAGGCCGCCATCAACGCGGCCAAATGGGCCGTCGACGAGGCCGTCAGCCGCAACACCCCGCTGCGGCTCATCCATGCCGTTCCCGAGCGGCCCGCGGACACCGCGGGCGACGACAGCCTGGACATCCAGTACGCGCAGGCGTCGTTGCGCGCCGCCGATGCGGCGATTCAGGCCATGGGTAAGCCGGTCAAAATCGAATGCGACGTGGTGCGCGGTTCCCCGGAAAGTGCCTTGGTCGACGAATCGCGCAACGCCGCAATGGTTTGCGTGGGGTCGGTGGGGACGGGCTGGGTGGCCCGCAAGGTCCTCGGCTCGACCGCGGACACCGTGGCGCAGAAGGCGAACTGCCCGGTGGCCATCATCCGCACTAACCACGACGGGACGCAGCCCGATGGTGGATATGTCGCCGTTGCGGTCGACGAATCGGCCGGCAACGACGCGGTGCTCGAGCACGGCTTCCATCAGGCGCGCCTTCGGGAAGCACCCATCCTGGCGATGGGGGTCTGGCGGTGGGGCCTCGGCGAGATTCCCTACCAGCAGCTGAATCATCGGCTCGGGCCGTGGGTGTCGAGGCATCGCGAGGTGCACGTCCAGCCCGCCGCGGCACGACGTGGACCCGCCGAATTCCTCACGCACACATCCGAGCCCGTTCAACTCGCGGTGGTGGGCAGCGACGAGGCCGACAAGGTCGCGCGCATCGTCGGGCCGGTCACCACCCATCCGAACGGCCACCCGGGCTGTTCGGTGCTCGTCGTACGCGACTGA